CCGCCTTCGTCTTGCTTATTATAAAGTCTTGACAAACCAAACTTCTTTATCATTGACGCAAATGGCAATGGCACAAAACACAGTTATTCGAAATGACAACTCAAAGAACCTCCCAACCTATACTCCAATGAAAAAAGGAAAGGTAATCAATCTTAGAACCCCAATTGCTGAGATTAAACTGAAGACTGAATCGACTAAAGGTACGCCATCCCCAATGAAAGCAGCCAAGAGCCTGCTTCGACTTGGAAACTTCTAGGAATCCGGATGATTTCTTGACAATGACTCTAATGACATAATTAACATAAGCTTTTCTGTTtcataaataatatttacaTTACGTTTGTTCTTctatcttcatcaattttTCATAGAGACGAATCTAGAGCCCAGATACCTCGTCGATTGCCCTACGGCGATATTCCGAGTCCACGAATAATGCCTTTATCAGTCTGGTCAACTCAGATGAACTGAAATCTACCAAAGCGCCATTGCTGTGCATATACGTTATGTCAGCTAGCTTACTCTGTAAAATTTCATTCAAATATTGAAACTTGATCCACGACGGGACATAGAAGGCAGCAAAGCTCTGGCCCTCCTTACGCTCTACCTGAGGGTTATCAAATATCTCTTCAAGGGTGGTAATGGTTGTGATGATATTAGATAGTTGAACCGACTCTTCCTCTGAAATATCCTGGTGCGACTCAATTGCTTCAATAATCGCTGCAACCGCGGTCTCTAACACGCTTCCTAAAAGTTGAACAGTAACCGGATAGCTCGTATATTGCTTCCACTCCTCCGCACGATTTCTCATAAATCCCATCACGCCCGCAATAGCCAGCTCACTGCTTTCTAGATTTTCTCCAGTGCAATCCTCAAATCTGTTTGCCTTTGTCAAATATGATAAAATTTTGGACTGGCTCTCTTCTAGCACCTTTGTAAGTTGCGCATTCGCCAGCTGCTTAAGCTGTTCTGTAGTTTTCTCTGAAACGTGGGGAATTGAGCCAGTTTCTGCTTCGGTTGCTAATGCTACAAGGTCATTGTACGAGATGATCAAAGGACTGGGAACGGAGGTGTTGTATATAAGTGGTAAAAGAGATTGATATAGGTCTACAATATCAGACACGTGGTTTGTGAGAGAAGTGGTCTGATCCATGACTTCAGCTGCAAACTTTTCTATTATTCGCGCTATGGCGTTGACATTCGTCGAAATAGTCATTTTAGTCAAGAAAGTCAGCTGTTCTTGACTTGTTTCTAATGCTTGAGAATCATCTCTCGATTGAGGAATGTCAAAGGTTTTCTGTTTCACATCACCTTCATCGCCTTCTTCACCCCAGCCCCAGGAATCCTCCTCAGCTTGGTCATCGTTATAAGAATTCCCTTTCTCACTAGGCTGAGACTTGTCGTCCTCATTATTgtgatcttcttcatcattcCAGTTCCATTCATCATTAGAATCAGAAGCCTTCAGCTCTTTCTTATCCCGCGTCTTTGAAACTTCTGTTCCTGTTGCACCTTCTCTCGCTGAGTATCCCTCTAACTCAATACCGCTAAAAACCGCCAACCGCAGCTCGTCAAAGTACGTAGTTTTGCGGTAGATAACCCACTCATTTGTGAAATCATCGACCCAGTTTGAAAGGTCACGTGTACTCGGGCTAAtccatttgatttgattcAGAAATGTCTCGAAATCTATTACAATGCCtaattgttttttgaaCAGAGATAAACCCTTAGACGTTTCGGGAAATAATCCAGGGAGCGTGCTACTCGTTAATTTTCTTATGATGATTGATGCAAATCTTTTCGCAATGACAACGGAGAGTAATGGAGGGTCGAATGAATCTTGAAGAAATTTAACAGCGGTAGTCAGTGCTTCCAAGATAGCATTGACATCAGGTTTTTTGTCGGAATTCTCAAGAGCTAACTCTAGCTTATCTTCAATGACATTTGCGGAGCTGACTTTTAGGCTCAAAATAGGGTCAATTATATTACGCTCAATCGTACGTAACAAATAATCCACTCGATTACTCTTCAAACCAACCTTATCCTTTGTATCTAGAACCTGGAGTGCTTCATATACCGATTGCAGAGTCAGATCATCTTGGATTGTCTGTTTCACAGTAAGAGAATTTGATTTATCATCGGTACCGAAAACTATTGCATTGGTCCAACCATTCTCAAGACGGTCTTTAATTGTCTTCGCAATGCTCTCGATATGACTCTTGATATCTATTTCCAAAATACTCCCTGGATATGTTTTTCCAAATACGTCTAGCCTTGACCTCAAAGTATCAAGTGATGACAATGCTTGAGCTAATTCTCCCAATTCAACTAAAACATCAACTTCCTGAACTCCAGATCTCAAGATCCACAGATCATTGACAGCTTTAGCGTGAGTGAAGTTTTCATCAATTTCCCTTGCAAGTGATGCTTCCCTCTCACTTTGAACAACTAGCTCTATGGGTGACGTACTTTCCGTAAGTGAAACGAGTTCGTCAATAAAAGTTTCAATCGTTTTGTCTAAACCCCTGGAGATTTCATCCAAACCCGCTTGACAGAATATACCAGAAGCCCATTCAGTATCATTCTCCAGCTCGAAAAAATAAGGTTgatctttcttcttcgcaGAACTTTCAGGACTTAGTACTTCCGATTCCAATAATTCAATTACGGGATGTGTCATTTCAAAATGGTGATGTTGGAAACTGTAGGAATCGACCTGAGGTTAAACATACTGCCAAATCATATGTGGCTGTTATATGCATATGCTTATATAGCTAGACCTTTTCTCAGGAAGGTGTCAAGAACCAAAAGACTATTAGtattaattatataaataaaaattcaatAAATTACACATCATTACCATCATCTTTATTCTCAACTTGGAAGGTACCAGGAGCTCTTCTAACGGCCTGTCGTAATTCTTGTGGCATTTTATGCACGCCTGATTTTTGCAAGAGAACCTTCAAATCATAAAGaactgcttcatcttcatcgcCAACAAATGTAATAGCTACACCTGACTTCCCAGCTCTACCAGTACGTCCAATCCTATGGGTATATGCTTctattgattttgacatCTGAAAATTAATAACCAGCGAAATATCGGGTACATCTATACCACGCCCAGCGACATCTGTAGCAACAAGGCAATCAATAGTTCCAAGACGCAATTGCGATAGGGCTTGTTCTCTTTGTTCTTGTGATTTACTTCCATGCATTGTTGCTGCTTTCCATCCCTCAGATTGTAATGCTTTCGCAACAACGTCGCAATTACGGCGAAGGTTGACAAATATAATGATTGGCGCGGTGAACCCCTCTTTGTTAAGAATATCTAGCATACGCTTCTTACGTTTTTCTTCACCATTGACATACTCTACCCGTTGTTCCACACGATCTGTAGCTTGACCAAGGCTGCCAATTGTCACAATGCCGGGATTACGGAGATATCTTTCCGCCATGCGCTCAATTGCTTTGGGCCAAGTAGCAGTGTACATCATAGTTTGGCGATATTTTTTACCCAATGTAGTTCCTCTTTTGTTATTCGGgatatcatcatctgcCTCCGATGGCTTCTCATTACTGACCGGCAGTGCGTCTAAAATCTTATTTAATTGTTCTTCGAATCCAAGATCCACCATACGGTCTGCTTCATCCATAATAACGTAACAACATTGGTTAAGTGCAACAATTCGTCGTTCGATACAATCGACTAATCTACCTGGTGTCGCAATGATTATTTCTGCACCATCTTGTAAATTGAAAGCCTGTTCCTCAATACTACGTCCTCCGACCAACGATACACACCGCATCCCCAAGGGTCTCGCAAATTTTATAGTTTCTGCCTCTATTTGTTGGGCCAGTTCTCTTGTGGGGGCAAGTATGATCGAATAAGGGCCATTTGCCTTGGACTCCTCCGTTATAGGAGGGAGACCCATAACGTATACAAGCATAGGAATGACAAAACTAGCTGTCTTTCCTGAACCAGTTTCAGCAATACCAATAACATCTTTATGCTGCAATGCGATGGGAATTGCCGCCCTTTGAATAGCTGTCGGCTCTTTATATTTAAGCTCTTTGATTGTATCCAATATTGTAGGAGGCAAGCCAGATTCATGCCAGAAACGGATGAAATTAACCTTATTTGGACCTATAGATTTAGTGACAATTTTGTAATCTTCTTTAAAAATCCTCCAGTCTCGATCTTTCATCTCGTCCAGACTTTTCCTAGTCCAGTGTATATCGTCAATATCGGTTCTCGATCGCTTATTTTTAAACCGATCTATCTCCTGCTGTCGTCGTTTTCGTTCTTCAAAGCCAGCTCCAGGTGGCAAATTGGCAATATTAGCATTTCCTGCTGCAAGTTGATAAAGTTCATCTGATTCGTTCAGAGTGTCGTCGTTCGCTTCCCATCCAAATCTGAATTTTGTTCGTTCCCTTAGACGAACGGATTTATTAGTTTGAGTACCCTCAGTTGCTTGTGAATTGGCCTCAGACTCAGTAACCTCGGGCTTCTCATTGTGCCTTACTGGTACAGCTGATCGATTGGTTGTAACCTGGCTCTTGCCAACTTCCTTGACCCTTCTCTCCAATGCCAACTTCTCTCGCTGAGCTCGAGATAAGAATTTTGGTTTCGAGGATTGTTCAGCTtcagccttcttcttctgaacTAACTCTTCAACAGATAATGGAACTGCCATGACTAACTAGTGCCAAAAGAACTCATTGATTCAAAGTGATTCTAAGGATATGCAGCGGGTCTGGATATTATCACGATTACGCCGTTCAACACGCGGCGTCAGGGTCCTTCCCCAAATACATGTAAAGTTACACACAATTATACTTCTTACTTTAAGCTCAAGAATAACAAGCGACGACATGCCCGTTCACTAACATGACATGCCCGTTCACTAACATGACATGctcgttcactgacatgacatgctcgttcactgacatgatatgtccgttcactgacatgacatgcccgttcactgacatggTATATCCGTTCACTGAAGACGGTATTGCTGAGATTTAGAGTCCGCTGCGAAAGTTACATGTGCTTGAAATGAACTCTGCTAGAATTTGGTAAAGTCGCAACTTGGTGCTGGGAGTGGCTACCCATGAACAATGTGAGTGCTTGCAGCACTAACTCCTATTAACGGCATGAGTTCCCTCTAGAATTAAATACCACTGTCAGCTGTTAAATTTCAttgtaataataatagctCTTGGAAGATGGTTGGATGTTCGGGGAAACATGGGAATGCAATGCTGCGTGAACCATCTCGGATATTTGCTAAAGTGGGGAAAAGCATCTCATATTGCCGATTTTCCCGTCTTGCTCATAAATACGATGAAGAGACATAGTGATTTATTCAGCTCCTTTATGAATTCTTGTCAGATTGCAATTTAGAACCGTCGCTGCAGTCTTTTGTCAAACAAGATGTCTGGTACATTTGTCAAATCTGATAAGTCTCTGATCAGCATTGATCCCACCAGAATCAGTGCAAAGATAGACGATAAGATCTACTCTGGCTTTATTGAACATATGGGAAGATGTATTTATGGCGGAATTGTTGATTACAGTGAGGAAGCCAATCTTGCTGGGCTCACGAATGAAAAGGGATATCGTTTAGATGTGGCAGAGAAACTTAGAGCTCTAAATATGCCAGTAATACGATATCCAGGAGGTAACTTTGTATCAACGTATCATTGGCTTGATGGAGTTGGTCCAAAAGAATCCAGACCAAGACGTCCTGACTTAGCTTGGCGTGGCGAAGAGAGTAATCAATTCGGCACAGATGAGTTCCTAGACTGGTGTCAATTTATGGGAGTTGAACCATACATCTGTCTTAATATGGGTACGGGCACTTTGGACGAAGCATTAGCCTGGTTAGAATATTGTAATTCCGACGGTGATACCTATTACGCTAATTTACGGCGTAAAAATGGACACAAAGAACCTTATAATGTGAAATATTGGGCTCTAGGTAATGAAATGTGGGGAGATTGGCAGGTTGGTCAGTTATCTGCAGAGGACTATGCTAAGAAAGCACATCAATGGGGTAAAGCTCTTAAGATGATAGATGCAAACATCCAGGTTGTTGGATGTGGTAATAGCGGTGTTAATAATTGGGATTTAACGGTCACTCAAAAGCTGATTAATCAGATGGACTACTACTCAATTCACTTATACACAACCGATCCTGAATACTATAGAAATATAACTTCGacaattgctgctgaggaGTCAATAGAAGTTGCCGCAAGATTACTCGAAATAGCAAGAATAAATGCAAGAGATAAGAGCACCAGGAAAAGAGACGTAAAAATCTGCTTCGATGAATGGAATGTTTGGGATCCTGTTAGAGCCGATGGCCAAAAGGGAGCAGAAGAGACATACACATTAACTGATTCTCTGGGTGTCGCCAGTTGGTGTAATGTCTTTGTCAGACAGGCTAAGAATGTTGGAATGGCTAACATAGCTCAATGTGTCAATGTAATTTCACCAATTAAGACGTCGAAGAAGGGTCTTTTATTACAGACAACTTATCATTCTCTGCTGCTATTTTCTCAGTTTATGAGAGGATCAACTTTAAATGTCCATGTTTCCTCACCTGTATACACCGGAAGTAATATTGGAAGTAGCGTCTGGGGTTTAGAATGGGTGAGTGACGTAGTGAGTGAAATCCCACTTTTAGATGTCAGTGCCACAATTAATGGGAAATTTGTATCTATTGCTGTTGTGAATAGGTCGAAGGATGAAGATATTGGTTCAAAATTGGATCTCCAAGGCACCCTTTCCGAATTGGCTCAGGTCTACACCATTTACCATGACAATATAGAGGCCATCAATAGCTGGGAAAATTCTCAAAATGTGGTTCCTACTCTTAAGGAGATATCAGCTAATGAAATTTTTGGAGATAGTAGGACattcaagttcaaaaagcATAGTTTCACCTTAATTAGAGTGTCTCTAGCATCATGACTACGATTTATTGTAAAGTGAGTTTTTGATAACCCTCAAATTAAGATGGTCATTAGGGCTAGGCCCAAGACCGTTTATCGTGTTCATCGTGCTTAGTGCAGAATAAATTAAGTTTCATTTCTTAGTAAATATATCTCAATATATATCTTAACGGATTTGCATCTGCTTAACCTCACAATACCTGGAAGTCGGCAGATCGTTGGTTCCTTCGTTTGCGGTTGTTCTGTCCGTTCTGACTTCCACTACTACtatcattatttttgttagaAGATCCATTTCCAATGCCATTattgtttgatttgtcATTTTGCCAACCAGATGACAGTCCAGGAATACCACCTGCATTTGCACCGGGCATACCCGGCAAAGGCATCATAGGCATAGGTGGCATGCCAGGCATAGGTGGCATGCCAGGCATTCCAGGGATAGGCATGGGCATTGGAGGCATTCCCGGCATACCtggcatcatcatcatccatgGAGGAAATTGTCCCGGCATGGGCATGTTATTTGGCATTTTCTCAGGTGCATTGGACGACTCGCGTTTAATCTCTTCAGCTGGACCTGTCGACCTGTCTCTCCGTCTTTTTGTGGATTCACCATCGCTCTCCCTATCAGACCCAGACCCATCGCTGCTACGGTCTCGTTTCCGTCTCAAAGAAGTATTTGATTCagattcatcttctttaTCCTCCTGGTCCTTTGTGGCTTGAGCCCCATTAGGTTTCTGGTCTTTAGAGGTATCACTTGTCGACGGGCCACTCTCCTTTTCAGCTTTGTACTTCTTGACTCTTTCTTGCATTTCTAAATCAGGGGTCAACTGATCAAGTAAGACTTCTTCTGTTTTACATTTGGGGCAGACGAAATCACTGTCTAACAAGGCTTGTTGAATGGCATCTTCAGAATATGTCGTCTTACAGCAAGGAGTTTTTACTGGGTTTACAAATAGCTTATGTGTCAATGGACATATCAGCTCTGGATCAGTAGGAATCTCACCATCCTTTGACTGATTCTTTTGTTTATCTTGAAAACTCTTCCAGGATGCATTATCAGCTATAGCCACCACATATTCACCTTCATCATTAATCATGTAATTTCCCGATTCATCGTCCTTTGGTTTGGCAACAGTACGAAGCATACTACGAGGAATTCCGGTAGTTCTACGCACTCTTTTACCTTCCCAATTAGGGTCGTTATTAGTAGGGCAAGCCTGGATCCAGTGACCCTTTTGACCGCATCTATAACATAAATAGCCAGGAGGTGGAGCATAGTCAGGAACATGTCCTTGAAATCCACCTTTGGAGTGCGAACTATAATATACAGGAGTTTTGGTAGACATTTCATCCTGAGTTTGTTGCCACTGTTCACCTTGTGCTTGGAACATAGCTGAAATCATATCCTCTTCAGAATTATTTCCACCCGCTGCTGATGGAACAGTTGTTGTCGAAGCAGGGGGATTATAAGTGGCAGGTTTGATAGCAGCCATTCTAGTGTCTTCTCTTCGACTTGAATTTTTAATGCCGATTGTCATTGAGCCACTCACATATTTAGCAGCACTGTCCTTACCAGGTCTCGCAGTAGGCATCCGGCGAGCTATCACCGACATTGATCTAGGGATTACCTCAGTATCATCGTTATATTCTAGTACAGTTAGAAACCTGGTCTCTCTCAGATTTTCTTAAACCAattagtttttttttttttccattttgTACTTACCTTCTTTTGTATCCGGATTAACTATATGTAAATCAAAActatcagcagtagcagtcAGTTTATTTGCCAGTAATATCTCTCGTTTCAGGTCAAAAACTGAGATTCCAGTACCGTCAAAGGTCACTCTTGAAGGTTCCTTTTGAGACTTGAATTTGTAGTAAACAACAGAAGacatattttttatttgtggttgtgttttcttctttcaaaaacaaattaaaaaaagaacGAACTAAACTAATAGTATTGCTAACACTAGGCTAGAATAAAAAAGCAATAGAAAATGTTAACGACAAAACACTTTCCAAGCTTTTAACAaggtatatatatatgaattatttttgatgaCACTGTCTTTGTCACCTTATCCTAGCTCTGTGCCGATTATTAAGTTGAAAGTAAAACGAAAACTTCAGACAGGCATATCGGTGGAATTTGCcctatatttatatgctGGCTGGCAGAATTGTATTGGTCAGCCGCACTTTATGCTTCGTCACAGAGGAAAAGTTGGCTAGAACCAGGAACTAAGTAAACCTTTATAATAACCTAGAGGAATCTTTTTAAAGATTCCTACCTAAATCTTTTCTAAATTGTTTCACAACTCCAAAAAAGAGTGAAGAATTCAGAATAATAGCTAATTCGCTATAAACCTTTTCAGCCGCACAGTTCTGTTGGTCTGCGCACTTCTTGTGATTTGTAACTCTCCCCACTAATCCCCTAAGTATAAAAGAGAGTCCCCCGCAATTagatatcaatatcatgaATTCGGTGCCATATTATGAACTATATAGACGTAGCAGGTGAGTGGTCTCTCAGTGTTGTAGTCAGGCTCTGACTATCTATGGATTTAATTAGtccaccaaaaagaaactaCTGATATTTGAGCATCTTGTTGCTATCGAGGACTATTACTAACATAAACGAGTATTGGCGTAGCGCTAACGGACGCCCTTGACCAGTTGATTTCGTAAGTAAATTTAAGCTCGTAGACTGAAAAGATGTCGACTCTAACTAATAGCGACTCAAGGATACAACCACAACTGGCAATGAAGATTCTCTCACACGTAAGTAAGCTCACTCTATTGTCTACAATTTGGTTCGAACTGATGCGAACTCAGCTAACAACTGTAGTTTGATAGAGTCATGACAGACAGGCTACGAGATGGTGTGAAATCCCGACTTACATTGAAAGGACATTTGCACACATACCGGTGCTGTGACGATGTGTGGACATTCATTGTTAAGGATATACAATTCAAAACCGACAATGGAGAGCAGCTCACAGCCGACAAGATAAAAATAGTAGCATGTAACTCAAAGAAGACTGGAGAGTAAGCCTCTTGGCCTCGttctcaaaaaaaaacaatagTCTTCTGCTTGATCACTGACTCATTTATGAAAGAAATCATGAACCCtttctatatttatatcaatAAAACTTATACGAACTACTTGATATATATTGACAGGTAACGATGAGATATATCTCATGGCTGGGTCTGTCGGTAAGGCGCTACGGTCCCAGTTTCGCTAGAGCTAGCCGGCTAGAGCTGACTGTTCACCTGGCTTGTACAAATAAACACTGAGAGGGCTTGACGAGTAGCAGAATTCGAGACGGCGTCTCACTGTACTCACATTCAACCAAAATTCACATAACTAAATCAATAAATTacctatttatttctttgaGAATTCCACATGCATAATCAAGTTATCAAAGGCATAGCCATTAAGCTTCTCACAAGCTCTTTCAGCGACGTCACGGGTTTCGTAAGAAACAAAGGCGAAACCTCTGTTACGGCCAGTTTCTCTGTCACGGACCAAGTGACATCTAACAATACGGCCCATTCTACCAAAGAGATGGCGCAGCTCGTCTTCGACAATATCTTCACTCAAGTTGGTAACACGGAGAGTAGCACTATCGTCACGCTCGCCATTGAGAGGAGTTCTACCAGGATCAGTAAGCACAGTACCAGGTGGCTTGCCACGTTGGTGAGGTGCCACATAGACACCGGTAGTAGGACCAGCCTCGGGTTGAGGTGTACCGTACCTGCTGGTAGCAGGCTCGCTACCTTCATTAGCACTGTCGGCAGATCCAAGTGCATCTTTGTAAGGACATTTCGCGGTGAAGTGCTCACCACCACAGGTTCTACAGACAACCTTCTTAGTAGGAACGGCCTCCTTGGCAGCTCtctcagcttcttcttcggcatCAGCCTTGCTCATTCTTAATCCTAACTTGAGAACGATATTTTCACCAACACCAGTCGTTGTGAAATTGGGTCCAGGAGCACTTCCCTTCTCAAGACCATACTTGGCCCACTTCTTGCGCTCGGCCACTGCATGGTCGACCTTTTCCTTAGTCTTGATTTCTCTGATCTTTTGTGTAACACGGACCTTCTTGCCGGTTGTAGGGTTGATTCGATACGAAATAACTGTCTTAGTATTATCAGGATTGATCTTTACTTCTGGAGGTGGTAATCCAGAGTtatcatcttcgtcaattTCATCGGCCCAAGTGGACTTTTTGCTAAAATTTATTGTTAGTAATCATTCACCGCGAAGCTACATGATGCCGGTCTGATGGCGTCTGCTTTAATCAGCCGTCATCCCATTATTACTGGATCTCACGAACTAGATGTGATTTCGCAATAACCACCTAGTAAAACAAGCCTCCCTAATCTTAGTATTCGTCTACTTACACAACTTCAGTCTCACTCATTTTTAGATCTTTTTGTCTGGTATACGACTGATCTTCTATACTGCTTACTGAGTCTTGAATCGTGAAATTTGCAAATTTCAGTCTACGTTTTCTGCGCGCTCTTATATACGGCTGAGTAGGGAAGGGGTATCATTCCTATAAGAGATACCCAACCCCTGTTTGCCCCCTGaattcagggtccagggTCCTAGACGCTTCTCTATTCTTACAAATGCTTACTCCACATTTATTAGAATTAGCGTTACATAGAATAGCATTGTGTCTACCAATAGCTGTAGTGTTTCAGTTtcgatatttattttgtcgTACATCAATTTTCGAGCTCTTTCACAgatcatcaacagctgcAGACGACTAATTATTTGTAAGAGACAAAAAATAGTGCAATTTCACTTTTATTTCTCATGAAAATTTGAGGGTTGTATTAGCCCTGAAGTGGAATTAAAGCTGATTGCTGACAGCGTAATTCTGTTTATCCAGTTTGCAACCAAGCGTCCAGTTAATTATCAAGGCAATGAAATAATCCGCTATGCGATTAAACGTCCAGTTATGCAATGCACCTCTCACGACTTGCTCAGACCGAAGTGGATCGCTCCCCCATACACAAACCCCATCTATTGAGGAACATTGTTAACCATCAGAAAAATGTCGTCTTCTATTGATCTGGTTCTTATTAAGGATACATTGGTCCAATTGGCCCATGAAGCTGGTGAACTCATCAGATCTA
The Sugiyamaella lignohabitans strain CBS 10342 chromosome A, complete sequence genome window above contains:
- the TIF35 gene encoding Tif35p (eIF3g subunit of the eukaryotic translation initiation factor 3 (eIF3); subunit of the core complex of eIF3; is essential for translation; stimulates resumption of ribosomal scanning during translation reinitiation; GO_component: GO:0005737 - cytoplasm [Evidence IEA,IEA,IEA,IEA]; GO_component: GO:0016282 - eukaryotic 43S preinitiation complex [Evidence IEA]; GO_component: GO:0033290 - eukaryotic 48S preinitiation complex [Evidence IEA]; GO_component: GO:0005852 - eukaryotic translation initiation factor 3 complex [Evidence IEA,IEA]; GO_component: GO:0005852 - eukaryotic translation initiation factor 3 complex [Evidence IDA,IPI] [PMID 9660829]; GO_component: GO:0005852 - eukaryotic translation initiation factor 3 complex [Evidence IDA,IPI] [PMID 9671501]; GO_component: GO:0043614 - multi-eIF complex [Evidence IDA] [PMID 15838098]; GO_function: GO:0003723 - RNA binding [Evidence IEA,IEA]; GO_function: GO:0003676 - nucleic acid binding [Evidence IEA]; GO_function: GO:0000166 - nucleotide binding [Evidence IEA]; GO_function: GO:0003743 - translation initiation factor activity [Evidence IEA,IEA,IEA]; GO_function: GO:0003743 - translation initiation factor activity [Evidence IDA] [PMID 9671501]; GO_process: GO:0001731 - formation of translation preinitiation complex [Evidence IEA]; GO_process: GO:0006446 - regulation of translational initiation [Evidence IEA]; GO_process: GO:0006412 - translation [Evidence IEA]; GO_process: GO:0002188 - translation reinitiation [Evidence IMP] [PMID 20679478]; GO_process: GO:0006413 - translational initiation [Evidence IEA,IEA]; GO_process: GO:0006413 - translational initiation [Evidence IDA] [PMID 9671501]), producing the protein MSKADAEEEAERAAKEAVPTKKVVCRTCGGEHFTAKCPYKDALGSADSANEGSEPATSRYGTPQPEAGPTTGVYVAPHQRGKPPGTVLTDPGRTPLNGERDDSATLRVTNLSEDIVEDELRHLFGRMGRIVRCHLVRDRETGRNRGFAFVSYETRDVAERACEKLNGYAFDNLIMHVEFSKK